One window from the genome of Hyperolius riggenbachi isolate aHypRig1 chromosome 6, aHypRig1.pri, whole genome shotgun sequence encodes:
- the LOC137522065 gene encoding uncharacterized protein, with amino-acid sequence MAAKWFTTENLIIKIENSPELYDKSLPGYKDHQRAHEIWSNIAKDFLGEKWNTLSQKGKDSKIALLRTRWKSVRDSYKKEIEKQYHESKSGSGSSQRTKYKYCGILEFLRKHHEPAETEDSLPPDPVEDDVEVPPTTTSDVEVEEDTTQDVDTATLEDSDSTTPDHTPHSPASSRTRTTVRSSRGVRVATQGRRIGRGMSRAEYDQKLISSIEKASDHMEKREDEMKQLKEPCTH; translated from the exons ATGGCAGCAAAGTGGTTTACCACAGAAAACCTGATAATAAAGATTGAAAACAGCCCAGAACTTTATGACAAGTCTTTGCCTGGATATAAAGACCACCAAAGGGCTCATGAAATCTGGAGCAACATTGCAAAAGATTTTCTTGGAGAAAAATGGAATACTTTGAGCCAAAAGGGCAAGGATTCTAAGA TTGCCCTCCTGCGGACAAGATGGAAGTCGGTCAGAGACAGTTACAAAAAGGAGATTGAAAAGCAATACCATGAATCCAAAAGTGGGTCTGGAAGTTCGCAGCGAACAAAATATAAATATTGTGGCATATTAGAATTTCTAAGAAAACATCATGAACCGGCTGA GACTGAAGATAGCCTACCACCAGATCCTGTGGAGGACGATGTAGAGGTGCCACCTACCACCACCAGTGATGTGGAAGTTGAAGAAGACACTACACAGGATGTTGACACTGCTACACTGGAAGACAGTGACTCTACTAccccagatcacacaccacacagcccagcgagtagtcggacacgcacaactgtcaggtctagtagaggtgtgagggtagctacacaaggcaggagaataggaagaggtatgagcagggctgaatacgaccAGAAGCTGATTAGTTCTATAGAAAAGGCTTCTGATCatatggagaagcgagaggatGAAATGAAACAACTTAAAGAGCCATGCACACA